From one Agathobaculum sp. NTUH-O15-33 genomic stretch:
- a CDS encoding MFS transporter — translation MSKSTQNRLKEGAQLTCGRGDAAQNHLNVGTRLAYGCGDTACNIVFGMISTLLTLFYTDYAGVSVVTVGMVMLISRVFDGTSDVIMGFIVSRTNSKWGKARPWIIWMAVPYCISAIALFAVPQTSDSLQFWYIFITYNLCTTVLYTAINVPYGTLSTMMTRSSHERDLLSIFRMSMAPLGRIIAVTFTMPVVKLFGDNQAAWMKAMAMWAGIALVMLIVCFARCKETVRFEAARAQKVPLSKNLKALLTNQYFWAVLILWTVTCVHGAIVGTSLPYYCKYIFHNDAWMYSVLYLAEAGTLVLGAMLCPLLLRRFGKRNISLAGAIIAVAAHAALLLDPFSFSWALITSIVRALGEAPLTAVVFGMMGDVIEFGQWKTHIRQEALIFGGGSLGFKIGTGITSAVITSLLDKAGYISSTGAAVIQPLSAVFMIQKIYVWGPTLMWAVAVIVLLLYKLDQRYPKIMTELAAREAKGEM, via the coding sequence ATGAGTAAATCCACACAAAACCGCCTAAAAGAGGGCGCCCAGTTGACCTGCGGCCGCGGCGATGCCGCGCAAAACCACTTAAACGTAGGCACCCGTCTGGCTTATGGCTGCGGCGATACTGCCTGCAACATCGTTTTCGGCATGATCTCCACGCTGCTGACGCTTTTTTATACCGATTACGCAGGCGTTTCCGTCGTTACCGTGGGTATGGTCATGTTGATCTCCCGCGTGTTCGACGGCACGAGCGACGTGATCATGGGCTTTATCGTCAGCCGCACCAACAGCAAGTGGGGTAAAGCGCGGCCTTGGATCATTTGGATGGCGGTTCCCTACTGTATTTCCGCCATCGCGCTTTTCGCCGTACCGCAGACCAGCGATTCGTTACAGTTCTGGTACATTTTTATCACCTATAACCTGTGCACCACCGTGCTGTACACGGCAATCAACGTGCCCTACGGCACGCTTTCTACCATGATGACGCGTTCCTCGCACGAACGCGACCTGCTTTCGATCTTCCGCATGTCGATGGCGCCGCTGGGCCGCATCATCGCGGTTACCTTTACTATGCCGGTGGTCAAGCTGTTCGGCGATAACCAAGCCGCGTGGATGAAAGCCATGGCCATGTGGGCCGGGATCGCGCTGGTGATGCTGATCGTCTGCTTTGCCCGCTGCAAAGAGACCGTGCGGTTTGAAGCCGCCCGCGCGCAAAAGGTGCCGCTTAGCAAAAACCTGAAAGCGCTGCTGACCAACCAATATTTCTGGGCGGTGCTCATTCTTTGGACGGTCACCTGTGTGCACGGCGCGATCGTCGGCACCTCGCTGCCGTATTACTGTAAATACATTTTTCATAATGATGCGTGGATGTACAGCGTTTTGTATCTGGCCGAAGCCGGCACGCTCGTCCTCGGCGCAATGCTGTGCCCGCTTTTGCTGCGGCGCTTCGGCAAGCGGAACATATCGCTGGCCGGCGCGATCATCGCCGTCGCGGCGCACGCCGCGCTGCTGCTCGATCCCTTCAGCTTCAGTTGGGCGCTCATCACCAGCATCGTCCGCGCACTCGGGGAAGCGCCGCTTACCGCCGTTGTTTTCGGCATGATGGGCGATGTGATCGAATTCGGTCAATGGAAAACGCACATCCGGCAGGAAGCGCTGATCTTCGGCGGCGGCTCCCTCGGCTTCAAGATTGGCACCGGTATCACCAGCGCGGTCATCACTTCGCTGTTGGATAAAGCCGGTTACATTAGCTCTACCGGCGCTGCCGTGATACAGCCCTTATCCGCGGTGTTCATGATACAAAAAATCTATGTCTGGGGACCTACTCTGATGTGGGCGGTCGCCGTGATCGTACTGCTTTTGTATAAGCTCGATCAGCGCTATCCCAAGATCATGACCGAGCTTGCCGCGCGCGAAGCAAAGGGCGAAATGTAA
- a CDS encoding DUF6809 family protein, with protein sequence MKQEFIEDLYYGRYNPFERPRASSPARDAIEQQIETETHYFTTVMRDDDYRRFLDLSDLYTASASFEQMDAFASGLQLGARFMHAILAEDETASQPRPRLQT encoded by the coding sequence ATGAAACAAGAATTTATCGAAGACCTGTATTATGGCCGCTACAATCCCTTTGAGCGCCCGCGCGCGTCAAGCCCGGCGCGCGACGCGATCGAGCAACAGATCGAGACGGAAACGCACTATTTTACCACCGTCATGCGGGACGACGATTACCGCCGGTTTCTCGACCTGAGCGACCTATACACAGCCTCCGCTTCCTTTGAGCAAATGGACGCTTTCGCATCCGGATTGCAGCTAGGCGCGCGGTTCATGCACGCCATACTGGCGGAGGACGAGACCGCCTCCCAACCCCGCCCCCGCTTACAAACTTAA
- a CDS encoding AraC family transcriptional regulator, which yields MEEKKEIFAKGFREGTQPRLVGTYTIDEAHSNRHARLLHMHEDALELFFVYSGEGQYMVDGCSYQVRQGDMVICNARVLHGEDPSAQRSMRSYSIALRDVSVEGLPVNQLMDERIKPVLSCGILSDQIGHMMRMIYVLHSKQGNLERVCSHTAMAVLLLIHDLLLSRERNGGDRSRLSANMLARRIQHYLDDHYNEALTLHSIGSALHISEYYLAHVFKSEMGMPPMQYVMKRRIGEAQTLLIDTNLPVAEISERLGYGNPWNFSTAFSRCVGMSPSQYRRTFRVMSYSQL from the coding sequence ATGGAAGAGAAAAAAGAAATCTTTGCGAAAGGGTTCCGGGAGGGCACGCAGCCGCGGCTGGTCGGCACCTACACGATCGACGAGGCGCACAGCAACCGGCACGCCCGGCTGCTGCATATGCATGAGGATGCGTTGGAGCTGTTTTTTGTGTACAGCGGCGAAGGTCAGTATATGGTGGATGGGTGCTCCTATCAGGTACGGCAGGGTGATATGGTCATTTGCAACGCGCGGGTACTGCATGGCGAGGATCCGTCCGCGCAGCGGAGCATGCGGTCTTACAGCATCGCGCTGCGGGATGTTTCGGTGGAAGGCCTGCCGGTCAATCAGCTGATGGACGAGCGTATCAAGCCGGTCTTGTCCTGCGGGATTCTTTCCGACCAGATCGGACACATGATGCGGATGATCTATGTCCTGCATTCCAAGCAGGGCAATCTGGAACGGGTATGCAGCCACACAGCCATGGCCGTTCTGCTGCTGATCCACGATCTGCTGCTCAGCCGCGAGCGCAACGGCGGCGATCGTTCGCGCTTGTCGGCCAATATGCTGGCGCGCCGCATCCAGCATTATCTGGACGACCATTATAACGAGGCGCTGACCCTGCATTCGATCGGCAGCGCTTTGCACATCAGCGAATATTATTTGGCGCATGTGTTCAAATCCGAAATGGGCATGCCGCCGATGCAATACGTCATGAAGCGCCGGATCGGCGAAGCGCAGACGCTTTTGATCGATACCAATCTGCCGGTCGCGGAGATATCCGAGCGTTTGGGATACGGCAACCCATGGAATTTCAGTACGGCGTTCAGCCGGTGCGTCGGTATGTCGCCGAGCCAGTACCGGCGGACGTTCCGCGTCATGTCCTATTCGCAGTTATAA
- a CDS encoding YifB family Mg chelatase-like AAA ATPase, whose protein sequence is MVSRVCSAGLIGIDGCIVTVECFLSSGLPRLDVVGLPTGAVSEAGERVRAAAKHCGFDWPVSRITVNLAPADTKKAGTAYDLPLLLGILAAEGSLSAPPKDAVFLGELSLTGELRPVCGALSMALAARENGFTTIFVPADNAAEAAYATGVTVYPVKTLNQLIAHLEGRQPLEPATPPPAPARTDGALDFCHVMGQHSVKRALEIAAAGGHNILLSGPPGSGKSMMAKRFPTILPALTEGERLEVIRVWSSVGRGAEAVARAERPFRAPHHNASAGALAGGSGTGGRLPTPGEISLAHRGVLFLDELPEFHRDVLETLRQPVEDGRVTISRVAGQVTYPANFQLVAAMNPCKCGWYGTPRCTCSENAVQQYLRRLSGPLLDRIDLQVAVQPVPYEALANRARIKEEPSAAIRARVTSARAKQYARQGEAVCNADLPPASLAEACPLSPDASRMFAAAFDRLGLTARAHDRVLRVARTIADLAESETLEAEHLAEALQYRAIDRETKAAP, encoded by the coding sequence ATGGTTTCACGCGTGTGTTCGGCCGGGCTGATCGGAATCGACGGCTGCATCGTCACGGTGGAGTGTTTTCTCTCCTCCGGTTTGCCCCGGCTGGACGTGGTCGGCCTGCCTACCGGCGCGGTGAGCGAAGCGGGCGAGCGCGTGCGCGCCGCCGCCAAGCACTGCGGGTTCGACTGGCCTGTGTCGCGCATCACGGTCAACCTCGCCCCGGCGGATACGAAAAAGGCCGGGACCGCGTACGACCTGCCCCTCCTGCTCGGCATCCTCGCGGCGGAGGGTTCGCTTTCCGCCCCGCCGAAGGACGCGGTCTTTCTCGGCGAGCTATCTCTGACGGGCGAGCTGCGCCCGGTATGCGGCGCGCTGTCCATGGCGCTGGCCGCGCGGGAAAACGGCTTTACCACCATTTTTGTGCCAGCCGACAACGCCGCCGAGGCGGCCTATGCCACGGGCGTTACCGTTTATCCGGTGAAAACCTTAAACCAGCTGATCGCCCACCTAGAGGGGCGGCAGCCGCTTGAGCCCGCAACGCCGCCGCCCGCTCCCGCGCGCACGGACGGCGCGCTTGATTTTTGCCATGTGATGGGGCAGCACAGCGTCAAGCGCGCGCTTGAAATCGCGGCGGCGGGCGGGCACAACATCCTGCTCTCCGGCCCGCCGGGTTCGGGCAAAAGCATGATGGCAAAGCGCTTTCCCACCATCCTGCCCGCGCTGACCGAGGGGGAGCGGCTCGAAGTCATCCGCGTCTGGTCCTCCGTGGGACGCGGGGCGGAAGCCGTAGCCCGGGCGGAGCGCCCCTTCCGCGCCCCGCACCACAACGCTTCGGCGGGCGCGCTCGCGGGCGGCTCCGGTACGGGAGGGCGGCTGCCAACGCCCGGCGAAATTTCGCTGGCGCACCGCGGCGTGTTATTTCTGGACGAGCTGCCCGAATTCCACCGCGACGTGCTGGAAACACTCCGCCAACCGGTGGAGGATGGCCGGGTGACCATTTCCCGCGTCGCGGGGCAGGTCACCTATCCGGCGAATTTTCAGCTCGTCGCCGCGATGAATCCCTGCAAATGCGGTTGGTACGGCACGCCGCGCTGCACCTGTTCGGAAAACGCGGTGCAGCAGTATCTGCGCCGCCTTTCCGGCCCGCTGCTCGACCGGATCGATTTACAGGTCGCGGTGCAGCCGGTGCCCTACGAAGCGCTTGCAAACCGCGCGCGCATCAAAGAGGAACCTTCCGCCGCCATTCGCGCCCGTGTGACAAGCGCCCGCGCCAAGCAGTACGCGCGGCAGGGCGAAGCCGTGTGCAACGCCGACTTGCCGCCAGCCAGCCTTGCGGAAGCCTGCCCGCTTTCGCCGGACGCCTCGCGCATGTTCGCCGCCGCCTTTGATCGGCTAGGGCTCACCGCCCGCGCGCACGACCGTGTGCTGCGCGTGGCGCGCACCATCGCCGATCTGGCCGAAAGCGAAACGCTGGAAGCCGAGCATCTGGCCGAAGCGCTGCAATACCGCGCGATCGACCGGGAAACCAAGGCCGCGCCATAG
- a CDS encoding helix-turn-helix domain-containing protein: MELNIGSVISNVRRGKGLTQEALADAVGVSSAAVSKWETGASYPDITLLPPLARALGLTVDALLDYHAQPTDQELHELSERLGKVFDEQGYAAGRAACEQMLHEYPSYGPLKLVIGSLYYRYLSFALGGKADPDAMIEDVVQQSLTLFEQAEQESKDGNEGQMAKALRISALTMAGRYDEAEELLDSLPGRPFISRPEQLYQTLYLARGDLDKAEQMDQRALFEQYSEAATSLLNLSAVSRRRGDMEAAQRFTDAYCALTELFQLDPMAGLQMQLTLAEERGDNERALDLFEQYIDAVIAHTFDYTDNPFFFAVQTRVPTKNELNAMNRLVLRAAEEDEGFAAIRGEKRFADALDRLRKALDD, from the coding sequence ATGGAACTGAATATCGGATCTGTCATTTCCAATGTACGGCGCGGCAAAGGGCTGACGCAGGAGGCACTGGCCGACGCGGTCGGCGTTTCTTCCGCCGCGGTCAGCAAATGGGAGACCGGCGCGAGCTACCCGGATATCACCCTGCTGCCGCCGCTCGCCCGCGCGCTGGGTCTTACGGTCGACGCGCTGCTCGATTACCATGCCCAGCCCACCGATCAGGAGCTGCACGAGCTGTCCGAACGCCTTGGCAAGGTGTTCGACGAGCAGGGATACGCCGCGGGACGGGCCGCATGCGAACAAATGCTGCACGAATACCCATCCTACGGTCCGCTCAAGCTCGTCATTGGTTCGCTGTATTATCGCTATCTATCCTTTGCCCTAGGCGGCAAGGCCGATCCGGATGCCATGATAGAGGACGTCGTACAGCAATCGCTGACGCTGTTCGAGCAGGCCGAGCAGGAAAGCAAGGACGGCAATGAAGGCCAAATGGCAAAGGCGCTTCGCATCTCGGCGCTTACCATGGCGGGGCGCTACGACGAAGCCGAAGAACTGCTCGACAGCCTGCCGGGGCGGCCGTTCATTTCGCGCCCGGAGCAGCTCTATCAGACGCTGTACCTTGCGCGCGGCGACCTTGACAAGGCCGAACAGATGGACCAGCGCGCTCTGTTCGAGCAATACAGCGAGGCCGCCACTTCACTGCTGAACCTGAGCGCCGTTTCCCGCCGCCGGGGCGATATGGAAGCCGCGCAGCGGTTTACCGACGCTTACTGCGCCTTGACCGAGCTGTTCCAGCTCGATCCCATGGCCGGACTGCAAATGCAGCTCACGCTCGCCGAGGAACGCGGCGATAACGAACGCGCCCTCGACCTGTTCGAGCAGTATATCGACGCCGTCATCGCGCACACATTCGATTACACGGATAATCCGTTTTTCTTCGCCGTGCAAACGCGCGTACCCACCAAAAACGAATTGAACGCGATGAATCGTTTGGTGCTGCGCGCCGCGGAGGAGGACGAGGGCTTTGCCGCGATCCGCGGCGAAAAACGCTTTGCCGACGCGCTAGACCGCCTGCGCAAAGCATTAGACGACTGA
- the nifJ gene encoding pyruvate:ferredoxin (flavodoxin) oxidoreductase, which produces MARKMKSMDGNTAAAHVSYAFTEVAGIYPITPSSPMADSVDQWAAAGQKNIFGTTVKVIEMQSEAGAAGTVHGSLAAGALTTTYTASQGLLLMIPNMYKIAGELLPCVFHVSARTVASHALNIFGDHSDVMACRQTGFAMLAETNPQEVMDLGAVAHLASIESRVPFINFFDGFRTSHEIQKIEVWDYEDLKDMCDMDAVEAFRKRALNPEHAAMRGSHENGDVFFQHREACNRYYEAVPAIVEKYMGKVNQKLGTDYQLFNYYGAQDADRVIVAMGSICDVAEEVIDYMNANGEKVGLIKVRLYRPFAADKFVAAIPATAKKIAVLDRTKEPGSQGEPLYLDVVTALANAGRNDLVLTGGRYGLGSKDTPPSSVFAVYDELAKDAPKHQFTLGIVDDVTNLSLEEKPSPNTAAEGTIECKFWGLGGDGTVGANKNSIKIIGDHTDKFVQAYFQYDSKKTGGVTVSHLRFGDKPIKSPYYINKADFVACHNPSYIIKGYPMVRDVKPGGIFMINCQWSDEELNKHMPAVAKRYIAANNVQVYTINAIDLAIEIGMGKRNNTILQSAFFTLAKVMPQEEAIGYMKDAATKSYLKKGQDVVDMNHKAIDAGATAFHKFDVPADWANAQDQANGAELHGRPETVKMVKEIMDPIGRMDGDSLPVSAFAGEHVDGTFSHGAAAYEKRGVAVTVPAWNQDTCIQCNQCAYVCPHATIRPFALTEEEAAAAPASAKIVDIKAGKGKGVYKYSMAVSPLDCMGCGVCVGVCPTKSLTMVPQEQEAAQQDAFDYMVAEVAEKADMISVNSVKDSQFKKPLLEFSGSCAGCAETSYARLITQVCGDRMYISNATGCSSIWGGPAATSPYTVDANGHGPAWANSLFEDNAEHGLGMYYGQKALRDRLADKTRELIAVEHTYAPLKEAAQAWLDTMDDGNANAEATKKYIALLEESVLPVEACEAFINSPAAKDVFGDKVGEMKAHVQELKASGAKHCDCEACALASDILAHKEYLAKKSVWIFGGDGWAYDIGFGGLDHVLASGQDINVMVFDTEVYSNTGGQASKATPIGAVAQFAAAGKAIGKKSLAEIAMSYGYVYVAQVAMGANMQQTLKAIAEAEAYPGPSLIIGYAPCEMHSIKGGMANCQAEMKKAVDCGYWNNFRYNPQLKAEGKNPFIMDSKEPKSEDYRGFIMNEARYSALTRSFPDRAEKLFVEAEKASVERYAHLKKLEALYGQQ; this is translated from the coding sequence ATGGCAAGAAAAATGAAGTCCATGGACGGTAACACAGCGGCGGCTCACGTGTCGTATGCGTTTACCGAGGTAGCGGGTATCTATCCGATCACCCCTTCCAGCCCCATGGCAGACAGCGTTGACCAGTGGGCAGCCGCAGGTCAGAAAAACATCTTTGGCACAACCGTAAAGGTGATCGAAATGCAGTCCGAGGCGGGCGCCGCGGGTACTGTGCACGGTTCGCTCGCGGCCGGTGCGCTCACCACTACGTACACCGCTTCTCAGGGCCTGCTGCTGATGATCCCGAATATGTACAAGATCGCGGGCGAGCTGCTGCCTTGCGTGTTCCATGTTTCCGCACGTACGGTAGCCAGCCACGCGCTGAATATTTTCGGCGACCATTCCGACGTAATGGCCTGCCGCCAGACCGGCTTTGCCATGCTGGCCGAAACCAACCCGCAGGAAGTGATGGACCTTGGCGCCGTCGCGCATCTCGCTTCGATCGAGTCCCGCGTGCCGTTTATCAACTTCTTCGACGGTTTCCGTACCTCCCACGAGATCCAGAAGATCGAGGTTTGGGATTACGAGGATCTGAAGGATATGTGCGATATGGACGCTGTTGAAGCGTTCCGTAAGCGCGCCCTCAACCCCGAGCACGCGGCTATGCGCGGCAGCCACGAAAATGGCGACGTTTTCTTCCAGCACCGCGAGGCCTGCAACCGGTATTACGAGGCTGTTCCGGCCATCGTTGAAAAGTACATGGGCAAGGTCAACCAGAAGCTCGGCACCGATTACCAGCTCTTTAACTACTACGGCGCGCAGGACGCCGACCGCGTCATCGTCGCCATGGGCTCCATCTGCGACGTTGCCGAGGAAGTTATCGATTATATGAATGCAAACGGCGAGAAGGTCGGCCTGATTAAGGTTCGCCTGTACCGTCCGTTCGCGGCGGACAAGTTTGTCGCGGCCATCCCGGCCACGGCCAAGAAGATCGCCGTTCTCGATCGCACCAAGGAGCCCGGCAGTCAGGGCGAGCCGCTTTATCTGGACGTCGTCACCGCGCTGGCTAACGCCGGCCGCAACGATCTGGTCCTCACCGGCGGTCGTTACGGTCTCGGCTCCAAGGACACGCCCCCGTCCTCTGTGTTCGCGGTATACGACGAACTCGCAAAGGACGCTCCGAAGCACCAGTTTACGCTGGGCATCGTGGATGACGTTACGAACCTGTCCCTCGAAGAGAAGCCCTCGCCGAACACCGCGGCGGAAGGCACCATCGAGTGCAAGTTCTGGGGTCTCGGCGGCGACGGCACGGTCGGCGCGAACAAGAACTCCATCAAGATCATCGGCGACCACACCGATAAATTCGTACAGGCTTACTTCCAGTACGACTCGAAGAAGACCGGCGGCGTGACCGTTTCTCACCTGCGTTTCGGCGACAAGCCGATCAAGTCGCCTTACTATATCAATAAGGCCGACTTTGTCGCTTGCCACAACCCGTCCTACATCATCAAGGGCTACCCGATGGTGCGCGACGTCAAGCCCGGCGGCATCTTTATGATCAACTGCCAGTGGTCCGACGAAGAACTGAACAAACATATGCCCGCCGTTGCCAAGCGCTATATCGCGGCAAACAACGTTCAGGTCTACACGATCAACGCGATCGATCTTGCGATCGAGATCGGCATGGGCAAGCGCAACAACACCATTCTGCAGTCCGCTTTCTTCACGCTGGCCAAGGTCATGCCGCAGGAAGAAGCCATCGGCTACATGAAGGACGCCGCCACCAAGTCCTACCTCAAGAAGGGTCAGGACGTGGTTGATATGAACCACAAGGCGATCGACGCGGGCGCTACCGCGTTCCACAAGTTCGACGTACCGGCTGACTGGGCGAACGCGCAGGATCAGGCGAACGGTGCCGAGCTGCACGGCCGTCCCGAGACCGTCAAGATGGTCAAGGAGATCATGGACCCGATCGGCCGTATGGACGGCGACAGCCTGCCCGTATCCGCTTTCGCGGGCGAGCACGTGGACGGCACGTTCTCCCACGGCGCGGCAGCTTACGAGAAGCGCGGCGTTGCCGTTACCGTACCGGCTTGGAATCAGGATACCTGTATCCAGTGCAACCAGTGCGCGTATGTCTGCCCGCACGCCACCATCCGTCCCTTCGCGCTGACCGAAGAGGAAGCGGCCGCGGCGCCGGCTTCCGCCAAGATTGTCGACATCAAGGCCGGCAAGGGCAAGGGCGTTTACAAGTATTCCATGGCCGTTTCCCCGCTGGACTGCATGGGCTGCGGCGTTTGTGTCGGCGTTTGCCCGACCAAGTCCCTCACCATGGTTCCGCAGGAGCAGGAAGCCGCCCAGCAGGACGCGTTCGACTACATGGTAGCCGAAGTAGCCGAAAAGGCCGATATGATCTCCGTGAATTCCGTCAAGGACAGCCAGTTCAAGAAGCCGCTGCTTGAGTTCTCCGGCTCCTGCGCGGGCTGCGCCGAGACCTCTTACGCCCGCCTGATCACGCAGGTCTGCGGCGACCGTATGTATATCTCGAATGCCACCGGCTGTTCGTCCATCTGGGGCGGCCCGGCAGCCACCAGCCCGTACACCGTTGATGCAAACGGCCACGGCCCGGCTTGGGCAAACTCCCTGTTCGAGGATAACGCGGAGCACGGCCTTGGCATGTACTACGGCCAGAAGGCGCTGCGCGACCGTTTGGCTGATAAGACCCGCGAGCTGATCGCCGTAGAGCACACGTACGCGCCGCTCAAGGAAGCCGCGCAGGCATGGCTCGATACCATGGACGACGGCAACGCCAACGCGGAAGCCACCAAGAAATACATCGCGCTGCTGGAAGAATCCGTTTTGCCGGTGGAAGCTTGCGAAGCGTTCATCAACAGCCCGGCGGCCAAGGATGTGTTCGGCGATAAGGTAGGCGAAATGAAGGCGCACGTTCAGGAGCTGAAGGCTTCCGGTGCGAAGCATTGCGACTGCGAAGCTTGCGCGCTTGCGAGCGATATCCTCGCCCATAAGGAATACCTTGCCAAGAAGTCCGTCTGGATCTTCGGCGGCGACGGCTGGGCTTATGATATCGGCTTCGGCGGCCTTGACCATGTGCTGGCTTCCGGTCAGGATATCAACGTCATGGTATTCGATACCGAGGTTTACTCCAACACCGGCGGTCAGGCATCCAAGGCTACCCCGATCGGCGCGGTAGCGCAGTTCGCGGCGGCCGGCAAGGCCATCGGCAAGAAGTCTCTTGCCGAGATCGCGATGAGCTACGGCTATGTTTACGTCGCGCAGGTGGCGATGGGCGCCAACATGCAGCAGACGCTGAAGGCGATTGCCGAAGCGGAAGCTTATCCGGGCCCGTCCCTCATTATCGGCTATGCGCCGTGCGAAATGCACTCCATCAAGGGCGGCATGGCAAACTGTCAGGCCGAGATGAAGAAGGCTGTCGATTGCGGCTACTGGAACAACTTCCGCTACAATCCGCAGCTCAAGGCCGAAGGCAAGAATCCGTTCATCATGGATTCCAAGGAGCCCAAGAGCGAGGATTACCGCGGCTTCATCATGAACGAAGCGCGCTACTCCGCGTTGACCCGTTCCTTCCCGGATCGCGCTGAAAAGCTGTTTGTCGAAGCTGAGAAGGCGTCGGTAGAGCGCTACGCGCATCTGAAGAAGCTGGAAGCGCTGTACGGCCAGCAGTAA
- a CDS encoding CopG family transcriptional regulator, whose product MAQKKKGRPPSDSSMKDRIFVRVSIETQQKLDECTKQLALSRSDVVRKGIDMVHDSLKK is encoded by the coding sequence ATGGCGCAAAAGAAAAAAGGCCGTCCACCCTCTGACAGTTCAATGAAAGATCGCATCTTTGTTCGGGTTAGTATTGAAACCCAACAGAAACTCGATGAATGCACAAAGCAACTTGCCTTATCCCGTTCCGATGTTGTCCGCAAGGGAATTGACATGGTGCATGACAGCCTGAAAAAGTAA
- a CDS encoding M15 family metallopeptidase, with the protein MPHFRLRTVWALALAASCLAAPEAGALSGVSGWAEPAVAYAQRSGLEPTSFAGLKATAPVTRAEFCTVALNTYEKVTGRTAPKSGKKPFSDCSDPAVTAAYELGLVSGRGSGVFDPNDTIQRQDLCVMLYNVLDAAGITAPAIAGDAAVEDYPDVSDIRGYAVTPMITMVDYSIVNGVAAAGSTTKLAPAGTATREQALIMAGRFADAFAGQADPEQPGTTPDPEPEPEPEPKPDTKPVRPPSIDITSPSDVPTSKEDKMTFVYGEGGEKYQSSEEARANMTEITIKVWRLGEDGVKTSGTTEITVNRVLAPLIVKIFDDIYEGDEQFPIRDVGCYAWRTGEHSQGTAIDINYDENMEATINEDGSLTPTTGTHWTPGEDPYSIPEDGDVVNAFAKYGFAWGGNAWRSKRDYMHFSFFGT; encoded by the coding sequence ATGCCGCATTTCCGCCTGCGCACCGTATGGGCGCTCGCTTTGGCCGCGTCATGTCTTGCCGCGCCGGAAGCGGGCGCGCTCTCCGGCGTGTCCGGCTGGGCCGAACCGGCAGTCGCGTATGCCCAGAGGTCCGGACTCGAGCCCACCTCTTTTGCCGGGCTCAAGGCGACCGCGCCGGTCACCCGGGCCGAGTTCTGCACGGTCGCGCTGAACACCTATGAAAAGGTCACGGGCCGAACCGCTCCCAAGAGCGGAAAAAAACCTTTTTCCGACTGCTCCGATCCCGCGGTCACCGCGGCGTACGAGCTTGGGCTGGTGAGCGGGCGCGGCAGCGGTGTGTTCGATCCCAACGACACCATCCAGCGGCAGGATCTTTGCGTGATGCTATATAATGTATTGGATGCCGCCGGTATCACGGCCCCCGCCATCGCGGGCGACGCGGCGGTGGAGGATTATCCGGATGTTTCCGACATACGCGGTTATGCCGTCACGCCCATGATCACCATGGTCGATTACTCGATCGTCAACGGCGTTGCCGCCGCGGGCAGCACAACAAAGCTGGCCCCCGCCGGCACGGCCACGCGCGAGCAGGCGCTCATCATGGCGGGCCGCTTTGCCGACGCGTTTGCCGGACAGGCCGATCCCGAGCAGCCCGGCACTACCCCCGATCCGGAGCCGGAGCCCGAGCCCGAACCGAAGCCCGACACCAAGCCCGTTCGTCCGCCCAGCATCGATATCACCTCGCCGTCCGACGTTCCCACGAGCAAAGAGGATAAAATGACCTTTGTTTACGGCGAGGGCGGAGAAAAGTACCAATCCAGCGAGGAAGCGCGCGCCAATATGACCGAGATTACCATCAAGGTTTGGCGTTTAGGGGAGGACGGCGTCAAAACCTCCGGCACGACCGAGATCACCGTCAACCGTGTGCTCGCCCCGCTCATCGTCAAGATCTTTGATGATATCTACGAAGGCGACGAGCAGTTCCCCATCCGCGACGTCGGCTGTTATGCTTGGCGCACGGGCGAGCATTCGCAGGGCACCGCGATCGACATCAATTACGATGAGAATATGGAAGCGACGATCAACGAGGACGGTTCCCTGACCCCGACCACCGGCACGCATTGGACGCCCGGTGAGGACCCCTACTCCATCCCCGAGGACGGCGACGTGGTAAACGCCTTTGCCAAATACGGCTTCGCTTGGGGCGGCAACGCATGGCGCAGCAAAAGAGACTATATGCACTTTAGCTTCTTTGGTACATAA
- a CDS encoding helix-turn-helix domain-containing protein, with the protein MFTYKPLWKLLIDHDMNKSELKRTLGLSSSTMTRLVHNEYVSLETLDAICTEFGCTPNDVIEHIPPE; encoded by the coding sequence ATGTTCACTTACAAACCCCTTTGGAAGCTTCTGATCGATCACGACATGAACAAAAGCGAGCTCAAGCGCACGCTGGGCCTATCGTCGAGCACCATGACCCGATTGGTGCATAACGAATACGTTTCGCTGGAAACGCTCGACGCGATCTGTACGGAGTTCGGCTGCACCCCGAACGACGTGATCGAGCACATCCCGCCCGAATAA